The genome window AACCGGGCGGGCAGCGCCTTGTGGACCGCCATGGAGAACACGGTGCGGGCCAGCGGCAGGATGGTCGTCTGGGTGGAGGCCAGCGCCGAGGTCAGCACCATGAGGATCAGCAGCCGGGAGAACACCAGCCCCGGGCCGTGGCTGCCGAAGACGGCGTCGCCCAGCCCGGAGAGCACATCCCCCGAGTTGCCGGTGTTGCCCAGCCCGATGCCCGAACTGCCGATCCCGGCGAACGCCTGCGCGGATGTCGACACCAGTGCGTAGGTGACCAGGAGCAGCACGGTGGAGATCACCGCGGCGCGCCCGGGGATGCGGGTGCTGTCGACGGTTTCCTCGTTGACCGTGACGGCGGTGTCCCAGCCCCAGTAGATGAACACCGCCACGAGGAGGCCCGAGGTCAGCGCCTTCGCCGAGGAGACCTGGAAGGGGTCGAACCAGGAGGCGGAGATGTGGATCGCCGTCGGGGGAGCGCTGGTGTAGACCCTGACCAGCGCGGTCACCGCGAACAGGACCAGCACCGCCACCTCGACGCACAGCAGCCAGCGCTGGAGGGCGGCCGAGATCTCGATGCCGATGTAACAGACGGCGGTCAGTACGACGATCCAGACGATGCCCGCCACGGTGGTCCACAGCCGGCTCCCCGCCAGGCCGTCCAGGCCCACCAGCCGGAAGCCGTAGATCCCGGCGATCTCGGCGAGGTTGGCCAGGACGAGGATGTCCGCGACGATCAGGCCCCAGCCGCCCATCCAGCCGGTGCGCGGCCCGAAGGCACGGGTCGCCCAGGTGAAGGCGGTCCCGCAGTCGGCGTTGGACGCGTTCAGCTCCCGGTAGGCGTACGCGATCAGCAGCATCGGGACGAACGCCAGCATGGTGACGATCGGGGCCTGCAGTCCCACACCCGCCACGATGAGGCCCAGCGTGGCCGCCAGGCTGTACGCCGGGGCTGTGGAGGCCAGGCCGATGACGACCGAGGAGAACATGCCGAGGGCGCCGCTCTTGAGCCCTTTCCGGCCGGGCCCCGTGCCGGGGGCGGGGCGGTCGGCGGGACGAGTCGAAAGTGCGGCCCTGTCACCCACCTTGCCCATTATGTGGAGAATCGGCAGGGATCGCTTCTCCGTCGCCAGGCGGGGCGACCGGGCCGGGGGGACGTCCCGGGCCCGGTGTTCTCAGGGGCCGGCCAGCCCCGTCTTCAGCCCCGCCCCGCACAGCGGCACCACCGCACTGCGGGACCCGAGGGCACCCTCCCGTACGGCCCCCCAGCAGGCCACGCCCGTCGACTCCACGTACAGGCCCCGGGACGCCAGGTCGAGTTGGGCGTGGCGGATCTGGTCCTCGGTCACCGTCAGGAACGTGCCGCCCGAGTCGCGTACCGCGCGCAGGATCTGGCGGGCCCGGGGCGGCCGCGGGATCGCGATCCCCTCGGCGGACGTCGGCCCCGCGGGAGTGATGTCCACCACGTCCTCGGCGCCCTCCTCCCATGCGCGTGCCAGCGGGGCGACCGCCGCCGCCTGCACCGCGTACAGCACCGGGCGGCGGTCGAGCAGCCCCGCCCCGTACAGCTCCGCGATCGCGAGGGAGGCGCCCAGCAGCAGCGTGCCGTTGCCGACGGGGAGCACGAGGGCGTCCGGGAGCCGCCCGCCGAGGTCCTCCCACAGTTCGTGGACGTACGTCTTCGTGCCGTGCAGGAAGTAGGGGTTGAAGACGTGCGACGCGTAGAACACCCCCGGCTCGTCCGCCGCGTCGCGCGCCACCCGTGCCGCCGCCTCACGCCCGCCCTCGACCGGCACCACCCGCGCCCCGTGCGCCTCCATCTGCTCCAGCTTCTTGGCCGAGGTGCCCTCGGGGACGTACACCGTGCACGGCAGCGCGGCCCGGGCGCAGTACGCGGCGATCGACGTGCCCGCGTTGCCGCTGCTGTCGGCGATCACCTGCCGGGGCTTCAGGCGCAGCGCGAGTTCGGCGAGCAGCACCGCGCCGCGGTCCTTGAAGGACAGCGTCGGCATCAGGAAGTCGAGCTTCGCCGAGATGCCGTCGGTCAGCTCCACGAGCGGGGTGCGGCCCTCGCCGAGAGAGACCGAGGGCCCCGCGAGCGGCAGCGTCTCCGCGTACCGCCACAGCGAGTTCACCCGGCCGCCGAGGGACTTCAACGGGGCGGGCGTGGGCGCGAAGTCCAGGTCCAGCGGGCCGCAGCAGACGGGGCAGCACCAGGCGAGCGACTCCGCGGCCACCCGGGTGCCGTCCGCCGGGCAGTAACAGTCCGGCAAAGGTGTCATGCGAGAAGGCTAGTTCTCGGCTCTCCTGACTCTCTGTCATGAGAAGTGCGCGGCTCCCGTGTTCGCGGCAGGTGTGACGGCGTCCATAACGGGGAGAAAGTGCCTGGGTAAAGCCCTTGGCACAGAGAAGTCATCACATCGAGTGATTCTTTGGCCCGTGCTTGCATGGCGGAACCGACGGTTGCCACGCTGTTGCTGTCTGTACAACCTGATGGGAGCGGCCAGTGACTTTCGGTGAGCAGCCGGCGTATCTGCGTGTCGCGGGTGATCTGCGCAAGAAGATCGTCGACGGTCTGCTGCCACCGCACACCCGGCTGCCGTCCCAGGCCCGCATCCGCGAGGAGTACGGCGTCTCGGACACGGTCGCCCTGGAGGCGCGCAAGGTGCTGATGGCCGAGGGGCTGGTGGAGGGCCGCTCCGGGTCGGGCACCTACGTCCGGGAGCGGCCGGATCCGCGGCGCATCGCCCGCTCCGGGTTCCGGCCGGAGAGCGGCGCGACCCCGTTCCGCCAGGAGCAGGCGGACGCCTCCGCGCGCGGGACCTGGGAATCGCACAGCGAGCAGACGGCGGCGAGCGGCGAGATCGCCGAGCGGCTCGCCGTCCGACCGGGTGACCGGGTGATGTGCACGAAGTACGTGTTCCGGGACGCGGGCGAGGCGATGATGCTGTCCACGTCCTGGGAGCCGCTCGCGCTGACGGGGCGCACCCCGGTGATGCTGCCCGAGGAGGGTCCGCTCGGCGGCATGGGGGTCGTGGAGCGGATGGCCGCCATCGACGTGATCGTGGACAACGTCACGGAGGAGGTCGGCGCCCGCCCCGGCCTCGCGGAGGAGCTCCTGGCCCTGGGCGGCGTCCCCGGCCATGTGGTCCTGGTCATCCAGCGGACGTTCTACGCCTCGGGCCGCCCGGTCGAGACGGCGGA of Streptomyces cynarae contains these proteins:
- a CDS encoding threonine synthase; this translates as MTPLPDCYCPADGTRVAAESLAWCCPVCCGPLDLDFAPTPAPLKSLGGRVNSLWRYAETLPLAGPSVSLGEGRTPLVELTDGISAKLDFLMPTLSFKDRGAVLLAELALRLKPRQVIADSSGNAGTSIAAYCARAALPCTVYVPEGTSAKKLEQMEAHGARVVPVEGGREAAARVARDAADEPGVFYASHVFNPYFLHGTKTYVHELWEDLGGRLPDALVLPVGNGTLLLGASLAIAELYGAGLLDRRPVLYAVQAAAVAPLARAWEEGAEDVVDITPAGPTSAEGIAIPRPPRARQILRAVRDSGGTFLTVTEDQIRHAQLDLASRGLYVESTGVACWGAVREGALGSRSAVVPLCGAGLKTGLAGP
- a CDS encoding GntR family transcriptional regulator; this translates as MTFGEQPAYLRVAGDLRKKIVDGLLPPHTRLPSQARIREEYGVSDTVALEARKVLMAEGLVEGRSGSGTYVRERPDPRRIARSGFRPESGATPFRQEQADASARGTWESHSEQTAASGEIAERLAVRPGDRVMCTKYVFRDAGEAMMLSTSWEPLALTGRTPVMLPEEGPLGGMGVVERMAAIDVIVDNVTEEVGARPGLAEELLALGGVPGHVVLVIQRTFYASGRPVETADVVVPADRYRVAYHLPVK